The Georgenia faecalis genome includes a window with the following:
- a CDS encoding phosphotransferase family protein, with the protein MDATTSARERLEVALLTGPGAGELLAAALAEEGAGLGEWEVHAVHHRPGAGVSVGYTVADADGEEYLCATTARLAGPGCAGLVRLERDGVVVHVWRHPADPELPALATGCSPGLLADRLGLAAPPDVELVTYRPLRRAVLRARGGGVDGGLVFVKVVRPRAVEAFVDRHRMLCAAGVPAPRSLAAFDDGMVVLSAGRGTPLATVLARGLGEEAARAVLDDVVGVLDRLPSAALALPRRPAWSERAAHYAHAAATVLPDEAGRITALAEGIARALGATDPGPVVPTHGDLYEANLLMAGRSVSALLDVDGVGPGHRVDDLACLLAHVSVLPHLAPATYPRVREVLATWTAQCEQLVDPAALRARCAGVVLSLVAGAQRPGGPWRADALGRLAEAERWLAGAR; encoded by the coding sequence ATGGATGCGACCACCTCGGCCCGGGAGCGGCTCGAGGTCGCGCTGCTCACCGGTCCGGGTGCCGGCGAGCTCCTCGCGGCCGCGCTCGCCGAGGAGGGTGCGGGCCTGGGCGAGTGGGAGGTCCACGCCGTGCACCACCGCCCCGGTGCCGGCGTCAGCGTGGGGTACACCGTCGCTGACGCGGACGGGGAGGAGTACCTGTGCGCGACGACCGCGCGGCTGGCCGGCCCCGGCTGCGCCGGCCTGGTGCGCCTCGAGCGCGACGGCGTCGTCGTGCACGTCTGGCGCCACCCCGCGGACCCCGAGCTCCCGGCGCTGGCCACCGGCTGCTCACCGGGCCTGCTGGCGGACCGGCTGGGCCTGGCGGCACCGCCGGACGTGGAGCTCGTCACCTACCGCCCCCTGCGCCGCGCGGTCCTGCGCGCCCGGGGCGGCGGCGTCGACGGCGGGCTGGTGTTCGTCAAGGTGGTGCGCCCGCGCGCCGTCGAGGCCTTCGTCGACCGTCACCGCATGCTCTGCGCGGCGGGCGTGCCGGCCCCGCGCAGCCTCGCGGCGTTCGACGACGGCATGGTGGTCCTCAGTGCGGGACGCGGCACGCCGCTCGCCACCGTCCTGGCCCGAGGGCTCGGGGAGGAGGCCGCACGCGCCGTCCTCGACGACGTCGTCGGCGTGCTCGACCGCCTGCCGTCGGCGGCGCTGGCGCTCCCGCGCCGCCCGGCGTGGTCGGAGCGTGCCGCCCACTACGCGCACGCCGCGGCGACCGTGCTCCCCGACGAGGCGGGCCGCATCACCGCCCTCGCCGAGGGCATCGCCCGGGCCCTCGGCGCCACCGACCCGGGACCCGTGGTCCCCACCCACGGCGACCTCTACGAGGCGAACCTCCTCATGGCCGGCCGGTCGGTGAGCGCGCTGCTCGACGTCGACGGCGTGGGCCCGGGGCACCGCGTCGACGACCTCGCCTGCCTCCTCGCCCACGTGAGCGTCCTGCCGCACCTGGCGCCGGCGACCTACCCGCGCGTCCGGGAGGTGCTCGCCACCTGGACGGCGCAGTGCGAGCAGCTCGTCGACCCGGCGGCCCTGCGGGCGCGGTGCGCCGGGGTGGTGCTCTCGCTCGTCGCCGGGGCGCAGCGCCCCGGCGGGCCGTGGCGCGCCGACGCGCTCGGGCGCCTGGCGGAGGCCGAGCGCTGGCTCGCCGGCGCCCGGTGA
- a CDS encoding adenosine deaminase, producing the protein MRDLTTLPKAHLHLHFTGSMRPATMIDLAEQAGVRLPPALLDGEALRVPADQRGWFRFQRLYDSARAVVRSEAAMRRVVREAAEDDAAEGSRRLEIQVDPTSYAPYVGGITPALEIVLDEARAASAATGVDVGVVVAASRTRHPLDARTLARLAVNHAHEGVVGFGLSNDERRGRTLEWAGAFSIARRAGLAAVPHAGELLGPDHVRDVLAHLGPRRLGHGVRLAEEPALLAQVVEAGIALEVCPASNVALGVYPDTAAVPLRPLVEAGALVALGADDPLLFGSRLVEQYRTARDVHGFDDAEIADLARSSIRASTAPADRKRHWLAEVDDWLAA; encoded by the coding sequence GTGCGGGACCTCACGACGTTGCCGAAGGCGCACCTCCACCTTCACTTCACCGGCTCGATGCGGCCGGCGACGATGATCGACCTCGCGGAGCAGGCCGGGGTCCGCCTGCCGCCGGCGCTCCTCGACGGCGAGGCGCTGCGGGTGCCGGCGGACCAGCGGGGCTGGTTCCGCTTCCAGCGCCTCTACGACTCCGCCCGGGCGGTGGTGCGCTCGGAGGCCGCGATGCGCCGCGTGGTGCGCGAGGCCGCCGAGGACGACGCCGCGGAGGGCTCGCGGCGGCTGGAGATCCAGGTCGACCCCACCTCCTACGCCCCCTACGTCGGCGGCATCACGCCCGCGCTGGAGATCGTCCTCGACGAGGCCCGTGCGGCGAGCGCCGCGACCGGCGTCGACGTCGGCGTGGTGGTGGCGGCCTCGCGTACCCGGCACCCGCTGGACGCGCGCACGCTCGCCCGACTCGCCGTCAACCACGCCCACGAGGGCGTCGTCGGCTTCGGGCTGAGCAACGACGAGCGCCGTGGGCGCACCCTGGAGTGGGCGGGCGCCTTCTCCATCGCCCGCCGCGCCGGGCTCGCCGCCGTCCCCCACGCCGGCGAGCTCCTCGGCCCCGACCACGTGCGCGACGTCCTCGCCCACCTCGGCCCGCGCCGCCTGGGCCACGGCGTGCGCCTGGCCGAGGAGCCCGCCCTGCTGGCCCAGGTGGTCGAGGCGGGCATCGCCCTGGAGGTCTGCCCGGCGAGCAACGTGGCCCTGGGCGTCTACCCCGACACCGCCGCCGTCCCGCTGCGCCCGTTGGTCGAGGCCGGTGCCCTCGTGGCGCTGGGCGCGGACGACCCGCTGCTCTTCGGCTCCCGGCTGGTCGAGCAGTACCGCACCGCGCGCGACGTCCACGGCTTCGACGACGCCGAGATCGCCGACCTCGCCCGCTCCTCCATCCGCGCCAGCACGGCCCCCGCGGACCGCAAGCGGCACTGGCTCGCCGAGGTCGACGACTGGCTGGCGGCATGA
- a CDS encoding alpha/beta fold hydrolase: MTHVVARLRSLPATTRPGPGQRPYVLVHGIGTSSRYFRPLAAELRRTGPVHAVELPGFGPLPRPDRTLTMAELGDVVHTVLVGAGIADAVLVGHSMGAQVVVETLVRHPGVARTAALIGPTTNPAEATAVRQGLRLAQSGLHDSWAAGGVVASDYARAGLRWYTRMLRVMLDHPLEERLPLVDADVLVLRGQHDTVAPPAWVDRVVELLPRGQGAVVAGGGHAVMYDRPRAVAALVRELAED, translated from the coding sequence ATGACCCACGTCGTGGCGCGCCTGCGCTCCCTTCCCGCCACCACGCGGCCGGGGCCGGGCCAACGGCCCTACGTCCTCGTCCACGGGATCGGGACGTCCTCGCGGTACTTCCGCCCCCTCGCCGCCGAGCTGCGCCGCACGGGGCCGGTCCACGCCGTCGAGCTACCCGGGTTCGGGCCCCTCCCCCGCCCCGACCGCACGCTCACCATGGCCGAGCTCGGCGACGTGGTGCACACGGTCCTCGTGGGCGCCGGGATCGCCGACGCGGTGCTCGTCGGGCACTCGATGGGAGCCCAGGTCGTCGTCGAGACGCTCGTCCGCCATCCCGGGGTGGCGCGGACCGCAGCCCTCATCGGCCCCACGACCAACCCGGCCGAGGCCACGGCCGTGCGGCAGGGCCTGCGCCTGGCCCAGTCCGGGCTGCACGACAGCTGGGCCGCGGGGGGCGTCGTGGCGAGCGACTACGCCCGCGCCGGCCTGCGCTGGTACACCCGCATGCTGCGCGTCATGCTCGACCACCCCCTCGAGGAGCGGCTCCCCCTGGTCGACGCCGATGTCCTCGTCCTGCGCGGCCAGCACGACACCGTGGCTCCCCCCGCCTGGGTCGACCGCGTCGTCGAGCTGCTCCCCCGCGGGCAGGGCGCCGTCGTCGCCGGCGGCGGCCACGCCGTCATGTACGACCGGCCCCGGGCGGTCGCCGCCCTCGTCCGCGAGCTGGCCGAGGACTGA
- a CDS encoding esterase/lipase family protein, which produces MRWARRLVLWGVDYLAITAWQARGLLTARHPERHTRAGGTAAPVVLVPGIYETWTVFRILAAALHDRGHPVHPVPTLGYNRGPVEEMAARTARLVLERDLRGVVLVAHSKGGLVGKQVMLDPAVADRVVGMVAVNTPFAGSRYAVWIPVRAVQALGPKAPGILALAGQREVNARITSVYPTFDPHVPGGSALPGARNVEIPTTGHFRTLVHPQVVDAVVAEVARHAASGADAGGPPAAEGAAGHG; this is translated from the coding sequence GTGCGGTGGGCGCGGCGGCTGGTGCTGTGGGGGGTGGACTACCTCGCCATCACCGCGTGGCAGGCCCGTGGGCTGCTCACCGCGCGCCACCCCGAGCGCCACACGCGGGCGGGCGGCACCGCCGCCCCCGTGGTGCTCGTCCCCGGCATCTACGAGACGTGGACCGTCTTCCGAATCCTCGCCGCCGCGCTGCACGACCGCGGCCACCCCGTCCACCCGGTGCCCACCCTCGGCTACAACCGGGGGCCCGTCGAGGAGATGGCGGCGCGCACCGCCCGCCTCGTCCTCGAGCGCGACCTGCGCGGCGTCGTCCTCGTCGCGCACAGCAAGGGCGGCCTCGTCGGCAAGCAGGTCATGCTCGACCCGGCGGTTGCCGACCGGGTGGTCGGCATGGTCGCCGTCAACACGCCCTTCGCCGGCTCCCGCTACGCCGTGTGGATCCCCGTCCGGGCCGTGCAGGCCCTCGGGCCGAAGGCCCCTGGCATCCTGGCCCTGGCCGGGCAGCGCGAGGTCAACGCCCGCATCACGTCCGTCTACCCGACCTTCGACCCCCACGTGCCCGGCGGGTCCGCGCTCCCGGGCGCGCGCAACGTGGAGATCCCCACCACCGGCCACTTCCGCACGCTCGTGCACCCGCAGGTGGTCGACGCCGTCGTCGCCGAGGTGGCGCGGCACGCGGCATCCGGCGCCGACGCCGGCGGGCCCCCCGCGGCCGAGGGGGCCGCCGGGCACGGCTAG
- a CDS encoding UDP-N-acetylmuramate dehydrogenase, whose product MTTLADLTTLRVGGPAARLVETTTADDLVTAVRDADDAGTPVLVLGGGSNLLVADAGFDGLVVRDARRGIRAQADSSCAGAAVDVPAGQPWDDVVAEAVEQGWMGVEALSGIPGSTGATPVQNVGAYGQEVAETLSSVTVYDRARRRVRMLAVGELGLGYRTSVLKRSVADPEAGDGRTWGPTGRYVVLDVHLQLRLATLSAPVRYAELARTLGVATGARVPSAEVRAAVLDLRRGKGMVLDDADPDTWSAGSFFTNPVLATGEADALLPEDAPRFPVTDHTRIGQIGGAAPAVPGLVKTSAAWLITRAGFDKGFGLPGPAALSTKHPLAVTNRGGARAEDVLALAREVRDGVRARFGIELVPEPVLVGAAL is encoded by the coding sequence GTGACGACCCTCGCCGACCTCACCACCCTGCGCGTGGGCGGACCCGCCGCGCGCCTGGTGGAGACCACCACCGCCGACGACCTCGTCACGGCGGTCCGCGACGCCGACGACGCCGGCACGCCCGTCCTCGTCCTCGGCGGGGGGTCCAACCTCCTCGTCGCCGACGCCGGCTTCGACGGGCTCGTCGTGCGCGACGCGCGCCGGGGCATCCGCGCCCAGGCCGACTCCTCGTGCGCGGGCGCCGCCGTCGACGTGCCCGCGGGCCAGCCGTGGGACGACGTCGTCGCCGAGGCGGTCGAGCAGGGCTGGATGGGTGTCGAGGCGCTCTCCGGCATCCCCGGGTCCACGGGGGCGACGCCGGTGCAGAACGTCGGCGCCTACGGCCAGGAGGTCGCCGAGACGCTGTCCTCGGTCACCGTGTACGACCGCGCCCGCCGCCGGGTCCGGATGCTCGCCGTCGGCGAGCTGGGCCTGGGCTACCGCACGAGTGTGCTGAAACGCTCCGTCGCCGACCCCGAGGCGGGCGACGGCCGCACGTGGGGCCCCACCGGCCGCTACGTCGTCCTCGACGTCCACCTCCAGCTGCGCCTGGCCACGCTCTCGGCACCGGTCCGCTACGCCGAGCTGGCCCGCACGCTCGGCGTGGCCACGGGCGCCCGGGTGCCGTCCGCCGAGGTCCGGGCCGCCGTGCTCGACCTGCGGCGCGGCAAGGGGATGGTCCTCGACGACGCCGACCCCGACACGTGGTCGGCCGGGTCGTTCTTCACCAACCCCGTCCTGGCCACCGGCGAGGCGGACGCGCTCCTGCCCGAGGACGCCCCGCGCTTCCCGGTCACCGACCACACCCGGATCGGCCAGATCGGGGGCGCGGCCCCGGCGGTGCCGGGCCTGGTGAAGACGTCCGCCGCGTGGCTCATCACCCGCGCCGGCTTCGACAAGGGGTTCGGGCTGCCCGGGCCGGCCGCGCTGTCGACGAAGCACCCGCTCGCCGTGACGAACCGGGGCGGCGCCCGCGCGGAGGATGTCCTGGCGCTGGCCCGCGAGGTCCGCGACGGCGTCCGCGCCCGGTTCGGCATCGAGCTGGTCCCCGAGCCGGTCCTCGTCGGCGCCGCGCTCTAG